GGGCGCTCACGACGAACGACTCCACCCCGCAGCTCGCCAACCTGGGGGCGACAGCGACATTCCATTCGACGATCCCGAACGGCAGTTACGCTTTGACGTTCCAGGTCAGGGATCAGTGGAACCACCTGGGAACGAGGTCGCATGACTTCGCCAGCGACGCCTGCGGAGCGAGCCCGATTTCGGCCACAGCGGCAGCGACGCAAACGGCCGGGGCGTTGCCGATGGATCCATGGACATTGACGGCGTTACCGGCCACGGGAGCGCATTTCTCCGACGATTCCGATCCAACGAAGTGCCCTTCCCGGTTCGCGCCGGCGTACACGTTCGCCTGGTCGTCCGTGGAGGCCGCGGCGACCGCGTTCTCCACGTCGACGAGCAATCCGAGCACGTTCACACCGGCGGAGTCGAAGTCCTACGCCGTCCGCCTCACCGTGTCCGGCAACGGCCAGAGCGGCGGTGCGGACGGAACCGTAAACGCGACCTGCGACGCGCCGACGGCGAATGCTCCAACAATTGTAAGTGTCAACGGGGCCGCTTCCGGTGCGCCGACGATCTTCGCGGGTGATGTAGTTGGCCTGAAGGCAGGGACAGCAACCTCCGCCTGCTTCGGCACGCCGACATTCAATTATTCGTGGCATGCGACCATGAATACGAGCGCCGCCGATGGGGAATTCCAAGCGCCAGCCTCGACCACTTCGAGGGCTGTGCTGACTCCTGCAGGAGCGGCGTCACATTATGAGGTGACCTACAGCGTATCCGACGGGGCTAAGCAGAGTCTCGCCAGTGCACCGGCCGCATTCGATACGGCGAATTGCGCGGCGACTACACCTCTTCTGACGGTGGTCACCGCCACGCAATCGCTGGATGCCGTCATCCGCATCGTCGGCGACGGTGGCTCTCCATTCACGGACTCGCTGAACATCGCGTATCCGAATCCGGAGGACGGCGGTCCGCCCGCTGCCAACGCCGGTCTCCCGGTGGGCACGGTACCGATCCCGTTCTATTTGGATAACGACGTCAGCATGACCGTCCAGGTAGACGATCCGCCCGGAGCGTCCTGCGGCAGCTATCAAGTCAATTCAGCCACGCTGCTCCGCCCGTTCAACAGCGACGCAGGTCTCCGCGCGTTCTCGGCTACCAACGTCGCGACCGGCGGTACTTTAAGCTTCACGTTCAAGCCGGATGTCGGAACGCAGAATATTGATGGCGGGACGGTGGTCGGGCAATACGGTGTGCACCTCGACATCACGACCCCGGCGCACCAGAACGTCACGGCCGATACGGCCGCGGTACCGGTGGAGGGCAACTGCGGCCTCAACCCGCCTGTCGCCTTCTTCGAAATGACACCGCCGACTGGCGCAGTCGGCATCACAGTGCAACTAGACGGTGGCCTGTCGGCCGATCAGGACAACCAGATCCTGTTCTTATCGACGACGGCGCCGACGACGGGATGCGGCCTCGATCAGACGCTCACATATCACTGGACGGTGCGGGATCCCGCCAATGTCGGCGTCGACCTTCCCCGGAACGACAGCACGGACCCTGGTCAATCGTTCACTGCGACGACGGCAGGGGCATACACGGTCGGCTTGACTGTCAACGACGGTAAGCTCTCGAGCGCGACCGAAACGCAGTTCTTCACGGCAGACGGAGGGCCGTAAACGCGGGATCTGCAGTGTGGCGGTGGTGGTCGCCGGTTGCGCGCACATCTGCGCCATGCGAGCGTCGGCGCCATGCTGCTCTTCGCGGTCCTTCTCCTCGCCCAGGCTCCCCGCGAGACGCCCCCGCCGCCGCGGCCGCCAGAGCGCGTCCTGATCAAGGCTGCGCACTTGATCGACGGGCATTCGAGCTCGCCCCGCAACGACCTCGCGGTCCTCGTCGAAGGCGACCGCATCGCGAAAGTCGGCCCAGCCGCCGAGCTCCAGGCGCCGGGAGTTCGCGTGATCGATCTCGGCGAGTCCTGGCTCCTCCCCGGCCTGATCGACGCCCATACCCACGTCCTTCTCCAAGGCGACATCACCGCGGCCGACTACGACGAGCAGCTCCTCAAGGAGAGCATCCCGTACCGCACCCTGCGCGCCGCCGCCGCGGTGCGCACCGCCGTGATGAACGGCTTCACCACCATCCGCGACCTGGAGACCGAGGGCGCGATGTACGCCGACGTCGATGTCAAGACGGCCATCGCCCGCGGTGTGATCCCCGGGCCGCGGATGTTCGTCGCCACGCGCGCGTTCGCGCCGACCGGCACGTACCCGCTGCTCGGCTACTCCTGGGAGCTGCAGCACTTGCCGGAAGGCGTGCAGATCATGGACGGCCCCGACGCCATCCGAAAAGCCGTCCGCGAGCAGGTGAAGTACGGCGCCGACTGGATCAAGTTCTATTCCGATCGCAAGTACTACAAGACGAACGATCCCAAACGGCCCTTGCGGTCCTGGGTGAACTTCACCCGCGCCGAGCTGGAGGCAATGGTCGACGAGGCCCACCGCCTCGGTCGCAAGGTCGCGGCGCACGCCATGGCATGGGACGGCATCGATGCGGCGCTCACCGCGAAGGTCGACAGCATCGAGCACGGCGACGGTCTCACCGACGACCTGATCGATCGCGTGGTGAAGCAGAACGTCTACTGGTGCCCGACCATCTACGTCGGCATGTACGTCGCGCAGGGACGGGGCGGGATCTGGCCCGACCTGATCGCGATGGAACGCGAAGCGTTTGCGAAAGCCCTCAAGCGAGGCGTGCGGATTGCCTACGGCACCGACGTCGGCGGCTACGCCTGGACTGAAAACCAGGCCAAGGAGCTCTCCGTCATGGTGAGGTACGGCATGACGGCGATGGCCGCCATCCAGTCCGCCACCAGCGTCGCCGCGGCGTTGCTCGATCCGATCTGCCCGCCACAGGCCACGGGCTGCGAGGGAAGCAACGTCGGATCGATCGCGCCAGGGAGGTTCGCCGACCTGATCGCCGTGGCGGCCGACCCGCTCAAGGACATCTCCACGCTGGAGCACGTCCAATTCGTGATGAAGAATGGCGAAGTCCTGAAGTCCCGTTAAGAGAACCGGCATGAAAAGACTCGGCTTGCTGCTCGTCCTCGTTGCCGCCTGCAAGGGCCCGGAGCGGGAGGCGCGCATGGGGCCACCGCCCGCCGCGAATCCCGTCACCGTGGTCCCCCTGCCGCCGCCGGTGGGCGAGGAAGTCGCCGTCGATTACCGGACGCAAACCGACGGTCAGGCGCTGATCGAGGTAGCAGCTCCACCGGGCGCGCGGGTGGACATCCGTGAGGGCCAGGCGCTGGTCGGGCGCGACACCGCGCCAATGGCGGTCAAGGCCGAGGCAGACCACTGGTACATGATCGGCGCACGTCTTCCGTCGGGCGCGGTGCGCGAGGCCAAGGTTCAGGCCCGCGCCGGCCAGGTGGCGTCGTTGCGATTCGTCGACGTCCCGCAGGGGCCGCAGGCCATGTCACGCGAGGCCTTCAAGGGGTTCCTCCAGGCCCTCGACGAGGAGCCTGGCGATCAAGCCAAGCTCAACCTGCTCCGCAGCGCCGCGGCAAAGCAGTGGTTCACCTCTGCGATGGCCGGCGTCATCATCGACCACATCGTGTACCGAGAGAACAAGCTCGCCGCGGTGCCCATCCTCAAGGACCGCATCCTCGACCGCGAAAACGCGTTCTGGCTCTACCAGCACTTCACCTACCGTGAGGACAAGGCCAAGGTGCAGGAGATCCTCGAGCACTGATGGCGCACGGATCGGTCAGAGCGCTGCCGCCGGATTCGTTGCGCGAACGGACCCGCCTGACCCTGCAGTACCTGAGGTACCTTCCCCGCACGTTCGCGCTGGTTCGCGAGTCCTCCCGGGCGTTCGCAGTGGGACTCATTGCGCTGCTGCTTGGCCAGGCAGCTTTGCCGGCGGCGATGGCATGGGTGGGCAAGCTGATCGTCGACGCCGTGGTGGCCGCTGCCCGCAGCGGGGATTCGGCGCAGCGTTGGCACGTGCTCCGCCTCGTGGCGCTGGAAGCGGGCCTGATGGCGGTGTCCACCGCGATGTCGCGCGGGCAGGCGCTGCTGCGCGATCTGATGCGCGCCTCCCTCGGCAACCACGTCAACACGCTGATCCTGGAGAAGGCCGCGACGCTCGAGCTGCGCCACTTCGAGGACGCGGACTTCTACGACAAGATGCAGAATGCCCGCCGCGAGGCGAGCATCCGCCCGCTCAGCATGGCGCTGGAGACCGCTTCGCTCCTGCAGCAGCTGCTGATCCTCGCCAGCTACGCCGTCCTCCTCGCCCGGCTCTCCCCCTGGTCGGTGCTGCTGATCGTGGCGGCATCGGTCCCCTCATTCATCGCCGAGGCGCGCTTCTCCGGAGAATCGTTCCGGCTCAACACCTGGCGCGCGCCGGAGGGACGCCGGCAAAACTACCTGGAATGGATCCTCACCCGCGACTCGCACGTGAAGGAAGTGAAGCTCTTCGATCTCGCGCCGCTGGTGTTGCGCCGCTACCGCGCCCTCTTCGAGAAGTTCTATGCCGAGGACCGTTCGCTGGCGCTGCGCAAGGGCGCTGCGGGAGTGGTGCTCGGGCTCGTCTCGCTCACCGCTTTCTACGGCGCGTACGCGTTCATGGCGGTGCGCGCTGCCCTGGGCGCGATCACCCTGGGCGATCTCACGCTCTACCTCTCCGTGTTTCGCCAGGGGCAGACTGCCATCCAGTCCGCGCTCGCCTCCATCGGCAGCCTGTACGAGGACGGCCTCTTCATGTCCAACCTCTTCGCCTATCTGGACATCGGGACCGGTGGGGAGCAGCCGCGGACGGTTCCGGCGCTCGCGCCCGCGCGCGTTCGCTCGCAGGAGATCGAGTTCCGCGACGTCTCCTTCCGCTATCCGGGCAGCGAGAACTGGGTGCTCCGAGGCGTTTCCCTCCGGCTCGCTGCCGGTGAGAAGCTCGCACTGGTCGGCGAGAACGGCGCCGGCAAGAGCACTCTCGTCAAACTGCTGATGCGCCTCTATGATCCGAGCGAAGGCGCCATCCTCTACGGCGGGACGGACCTGCGCGACATGGACGTCCGGGACCTGCGCGATCGCATCGGCGTGCTCTTCCAGGATTTCGTCCGCTACCAGTGGACGGCGCGCGAGAACGTGGGCGTCGGCTGGGTTCCCGCCCTCGACGATCGGGCACGGGTCGAGCGGGCGGTGGACGACGGCGGCGCGCGCAAGTTGATCGAGCAGCTTCCGCAGAAGCTCGATACCATGCTGGGCGGTTGGTTCGAGGAGGGACACGAGCTCTCCGGCGGCCAATGGCAAAAGATCGCGCTGGCCCGCGCGTTCATGCGCGATTCCGAAGTGCTGATCCTCGACGAGCCCACGGCGGCGCTCGATGCCGAGGCGGAGCACGAGCTGTTCGTTCGCCTGCAGCAGCTCGCTGCGGAGCGCACGGCGATTCTCATCTCGCACCGTTTCTCCACCGTGCGCCGCGCCGATCGCATTGCCGTGCTGCAGCACGGGCAGGTCGAGGAGCTGGGCACGCACGAGCAGCTCATCGCGCGCAACGGCCGCTATGCGCACCTCTTCCGATTACAGGCAGCGGGGTATGTCAGCTGAACCTGTACAGCCTCAAGAAGTCGCCGCAAAGCCGCACCTACGGTGCGGCAGCGGCTAGCTCCCCGTGGGCGAGATGGTGCTCGACTTCCAGCACGGCGGCGCCTTCGTTCTCGATCGCGGCTTCGTAATGCTCGCGCGCCTTCTGCGGCTGCTTCAGCGCCGCCCAGAAATGCGCCGACGCGAGCCTGCGCGCTTCCAGATCCGGATCCGAGTATCCGTCCTCGAGAAAGCTCTGCTCGTCGACGTGGCCGAGCAGGAATCCGGCGACCGGCCCCGGCCAGATGCGCTGGATCTTCGGTTTCCACGTCTTGGTCAACAAGCGCGTCCCCCGCAGCACGTACCGCGAGTCGGCGAGCCGCGTGCCGGCATACACGAGAAGTGCGGGCGGCTTCAGCCGGCTCGCCGGCCCCTCGTATGCCGCGTCCAGCGCCGCGACCCATCGCTCCACCCCGATCTCCCGCTCGCCCGCCAGCCACCGCGCTGCGCCGGCGAGCTCGAGCATGGTCCCGCTCTGCGCCGCGTCCGGCGCCTCCTCGAACGCACGGGCAGCCTCGGACCACCGCTTCAGCTCCAGCAACGCCAGGCCGCGCCAGAGCGGATGATCGTCGTGAGCGAGCTCTTCGAAGCGGCCTTCCTCCAGCAGCTGGCGGGGATCGTCCATCGCGATGAAGATGCGGATTCCGGCGTCTGCATGCAGGATCGGGCAACCGGGCTGTCGCTCATGCGACATACTGCTGGCGTGGATCGATTGCGAACGGTGCCATGGGACGCGCTCCGCGCGGACGTCGCGCTGCCCGCCATCGCCTCGGTCTTGCAAGGCGCATCGGCGGAGCGCGAAGTCGACCGAGCGCTGCGGCGCCACGGTGAGCTGGCGCGCGACGAACGGACCGCTACGGTGGAAGCGATCTTCGGCGTCGCGCTCTGGCGAAGACGGCTTCTCTGGGAGACCGGTTCCGTCTCGCCGGCGAATCTGCTGGCATCGCTGCTGCGCGACCTCGGTGGCGTTGCAGAGGACCGCGCGCTCGCGCTCACCGGAGCGGCGCCGGCCTTTGCGAAGACCGAACGGCCGACGCGGCTCGCCGATCGCTGGTCGCTTCCCGACTGGCTCGAGGCGCATCTGTTGCGCGAGCTCGGCGACGCGGCGGAATCGTTCTGTGCCGCCATCGCAGTTCCTGGCCCGGTGTGTCTGCGCGCGAATCGCCTGCTGTGCAGGCGCAGCGCGCTCGAGTCGGGCCTGGCCCGCGAAGGGATCGATACCGTCCCCTCCGACCGTGCTCCGGATGCGCTCTTCGTCCGCAGTCCGCAGGCGAACCTGTTCGGGACGCGCGCCTGGCGCGAGGGACACTTCGAGCCCCAGGACGAAGGAAGCCAGCTTCTCGGCCATCTCGTCGGCGCCCGGCCCGGTGAGACCGTCCTCGATCTGTGCGCGGGCGCCGGCGGAAAGTCGCTGCTCCTCGCTGCGCAAGGAGCGCGCGTGCTCGCGTATGACGTCGACCGCGAGCGCCTCGAGCGCCTGCGGACCCGCGCGCGACGCGCAGGCGCAGAGCGGCAGATCGAAATCGTCGATCGTCCTCGCCCTGCCGACCTCGTCCTCGTCGATGCGCCCTGCTCCGAGCTGGGCGTGCTGAGGCGCGGACCGGACGTGCGCTGGCGCATCGATCCGCGCTCGCTCGCAGAGCTGCCGCCGCTCCAGCGCCAGCTTCTGGAGACCGCCGCCCCGCTGGCCGCGAAGCGGGTGGTGTACGGCACTTGCACGATCAGCCGCGCCGAGAACGAAGACGTCGCAGACGCTTTCGATCGCGCGCATCCCGAGTTCCAGCGTGTGACGACGTGGCGCACGCTGCCGCACCTCGAAGGGACCGACGGCTTCTTCGCCGCTGTCTGGGAACGCGCCCGCGCCTGAGCATCCATGAGCGACGAGAAGAAGCCGTTCCACAATCCCTTCGGCGCGCTCCGCGAAAAGCTCGGCGATCTTCCCGCTGGCCCCGCCCCCGCTCCACCGGCGCCTCCGAAAGGGCCGGCGCGCGCAGTCGTGCGCATGGAGCGCAAAGGGCGTGGCGGCAAGGAGGTCACCGCCGTCGAGCAGCTCGACCTCTCCGTGCGCGAGCTCGCGCTGTGGCTCAATGATCTGAAGGCGGCCCTCGGCTGCGGCGGCGCAGTCGAAGGCGACGCCCTGGTCCTCCAGGGCGATCAGCGAAAGCGGCTTCTCGGGCTTCTCGCCGCTCGCGGCGTACGCAAGATCACGGTGGGATAGCGGACGCAGATCTACGCCCAGGTGAGAGAGGCGTCGAAGTGGGATACCTGGCGCGGAGGGGCTCTGCTACAACTCGACGCATCTGCTGCAAGGGGGGACTGTATGGCGGATGAAACCCGCGTCCTGGTCGTGCAGGCAGAGCCGTCGGAGCGCGCGTTTCAGAGGTCGCTGTTTGCCGAGGCCGGCATGTCGGTCGTCGAAGCGTGCAGCGGTTCCGAGGCGCTGGACTATCTCGCTACCGACCATCCCGACCTCGTCGTTCTCGGCCGCATGCTGCCGGACATGGACGGCCTCGACCTGCTTCCCCGCCTGAAGTCCAGCGAGCTCGATTTCCTCCCGGTGCTGGTGGCTTCGCACCGCAGCGAGACGGCGGAGCGCGTTCGCGGCCTTCAACTCGGCGCCGACGACTACATTTCTCGCCCCTGCGATCCGGCGGAACTGCTGGCCCGCGCGCGGGCGCTGCTGCGCACGAAGCAGACGCATGACCGGATCCGCAAGCTCCAGCTGACGCTGGAACAGATGGTGGTGAGCGACCCGCTCACGGGCCTCTACAACCGGCGCTTCCTGATGGATCGGCTTCTCCAGGAAATGCAACGCTCCGACCGCCACGGCGAGCCGCTGGCCTTCGCCATGATCGATCTCGACGGCTTCAAGACCATCAACGACCTCTACGGCCACGTGCTCGGCGACAAGGTCCTGCGCGCCGTCGGCAATGCGATCTCGCGCAGCATCCGCGTATCCGACCTCGCCGCACGCTACGGTGGAGACGAGTTCGCCGTGATCCTTCCGCAGACGCCGCCGGAAGGCGCGATGCGTGTGTGCGAAAGGCTCCTTCGCGCCATCTCCGAGGCCGGGTTCCAGGACGACTCGGGCAAGGTCTGCCGGGTGACCGCCAGCCTCGGTCTCGCCTACTACCCGGCGGACGACGTGGAAACTCCCGAAGATCTCGTTCACTCCGCCGACGGCGCCCTCTACGGCGCAAAGCGCTCGGGCAAGAACCGCTACACCGCGGTCCGTCCGATGCAGCCGCAGGCCACCGCGTAACTTTCTACGTTCTATAGAGTCGGACGGCAGAAAACGGGCGCAAGGCGCGGATCCACCGGAGACTCCCCTGGCGCGCGGCTCGCAACGGAGCTGCGGCATGGACACCAGGGACATGACCGATACGCGCCTGCTCACCGAGAACGAGATCGACAACGCCATCTACGCGGTGCTCTGCGCCGCCTTTTGCGCGGAGCACGAGGAGGAGCTGCGCAGGGTGGTCCGGCTTCGGCTGCCCGATACGCCGACTCCTCTACAGATCGTGGATGCCGTCTGCGCCGAGCTGCGTTGGCGCGGGCAGCTGGAGTTCGAGGAGCAGCGGCGGCAGCAGGCCGCGCACGTCCTGGCGGCGTTTCTCGATCTGCCGATCAGTGAACGCGACGACGTCTCGCTGATAGGCGTGGTCTAGACCCCACCGAAGCCGATGCACACCGTTCCCGCTGCTGGGGGGCGGGCATGCGCTGGGCGGGTTGGTTGCTGGCGTTCTGGGTCGCGTGCGGGGGACCGGGCTCCGGCGGAGGCGGCGGGGGATCCGACGTCGTCACCGACGGTGGAGCAGGCACGGACGGCGGCGTTGCCGCGGAGTGCGTCGGGCTCGTGCCGGCGCCGCCCGGAACCGCGATCGCGTTCGATGTCCCGTCGAATGCCAACGATCCGATCACGTGCGGACTGTCGACCGTCGACGGCTCGGGCTTCATCGCCGCCTTCGCTCCCTCGCAGACCCGTCCGCAACAGTGGATGGCGTTCGGTCCGAACGGAATGCGCTGGGGTACCTTCGACGCGCCCGCGGAGCTCTTCGCCCAGCCAACAGGCTTCATGGGTCTCTCGGGTGCGATCGAATTCGTGACGCTCTGGGATTCAGGGGGATCAGGCAAGCAGAGCAGCACCGCCGCGACCGCTATCGGGCCTGCGTTCGGCAGCGGCGCCATCGCCTTGTCGGCGGACTCCACCTCGCTCACCGTCACCAAAGTCGATGACACAGCGAGCGGAATCGCCAGCACCATTGTTGCCGGCAGCTTCATGCCGCGCGGGGCTGCGGAAGACTCGAGCGGCGCGGTGCTCGCACTGACGGGCAACGGCTCGGCAGTCAGCGGCATCTGGGTCGACATGGCGAGGCAAAGCGCAGGGCAGCCGTTCGCGATTGGCACCGCCACCACGGTGAAGGCGCGACCGCTGCTCGGCGGCGGCCTCGCCATCCAGCTCGATGGCCGCTGGGCGGGCGTGGTGCGGCCCGGCGAATCCGCGTTGCGGCCCGCTCCCGCCTGGCTCGGCGAAAGCAGGGACTTCATCCCCGCGCGCGGCGGGAACGCTTATGCCGTGATGCCGAACACGGGAAACTCCCTCGGAATCGTTTCCGCACAGGGCAATTCCTGCGGCTCGGCCACGTTCCCCGGCGTCAGCAGCGTCTCGGTCGGAATCGACGGGACCGTCGTCGGATCGACGGGCACGGCCGGCTGCACCAAGTACGTCTGGCGCAACGTGCTTCGATGAAGTAGCTAGATTGCGCCATGCGCGCCCGCATCCTCGCAATCCTGGTCGCGGTCGCGGCGCCCGCGCTGGCGTGGGAGCCGAGCTCGCCCGCCGCCGTGCAGGCGCGGATCGAGGAATTGCAAAAGGCTTGGGCGGGGAAGTCTCCGGAGGAGATTACGCAGGACAAGATCGCCCGCTCGCGGCAACCGCGCCCCCAGTGGGCGTCGCGCAGCGCCTGGAAGATGGAGCTCGGTCCGATCACGTACTACTTCGCGGTGGGGAAGGCGGGATTTCCCTCTTCCGTCGGCGCCGCTCCCGATCGGTCCGCGTCCGCTGGACGACCGCTCGACTGGTGGTACGACGACGCCGCGGCGATCCTCTATACGCTGGTGGTCGAGGCGCGCTGAGGCTGCGGCAGGAGCGTGCGCACGACCACGGCGGCGATCACCACAGCGCCTCCGGCAATGGCCCATGGACCTGGCCGCTCGCCGAATCCGATCAGCACCCAGAGCGGATTGAGCACCGGCTCGAGCATCGAGATCAGCGACGCTTCCGCTGCGGGCACCCGGCGCACGCCTCGAGTGAAGAGCAGGTACGCGAGCCCGAGCTGCACGATGCCGAGGTAGAGGAGCACTGCTGCGCCCTGCACCGACAGCATCGAAGGAGCGGCCTGCCACGCCCAGGGCGCCGTCAGCGCGGCAGCGAGGAGGTTGCCGAGCGTGGTGGAAGGGAGCGCGTCGCCGCTTCCGCCCTTGGCATCGCGGCGCAAGAGCACGATGGCCAGCGCGAAGAAGACGCCCGATGCAATGGCCACGACGTTTCCGAATGCCTGTCCGGGTTCCACCTTGCCGACGAAGAACAGCGACATGCCCGCAAGCGAGAGAGCAACGCAGACGGCATCGATGGGGCGGAAGGGCTCGTCGAGCAGAAACGGCGAGAGCAAAAGCACGTAAGCGGGCCCGGTGTACTGCAGAAAGATCGCGTTTGCGGCGGTGGTCAGCTTGGTCGCGGAAACGAAGGTGACGATGCAGGCCGCGTACGCCGCGGCGGTGGTCCATCGCGCGGCGCGCAGGTTGGGGCGCAGGACCAGCAGATAGAACACCCCCGCGATCAGCGACCGGCCGCAGGCGACCGCCAGCGCCGGCATCGGAGCGAGCTTGATGAAGAGGCCGCCGCTCGACCAGAGCACGGCGGCGCCGGCGACCGCGAGGACGGCGCGGCGCATGTCCCTGCCTCCGGCGACGCCGCCTCCTGGTTGGTCGGTGGTCATCGGCGCTGCCCCCCTTGCCGGACGGCAGCGCAGGTTATCAGGTCGGCATCAGGGCACGCCGCGGAAGATGGCGAGGCCGCCGTCCGTCGGGACCAGCAGCAGCGGCGGATCGTGCATCCGATCCTGCGACATGCGACCGATCCGCTCGCCGGGCAAGCCGTCGCGCTGGGTGATTCGATGTCCCTTCACGTCGCCGGGATCCCAGACGAGAAGCCCCGAACTGGGAAAGCCGAGGACGAGGTGCCCATCGGGGAGCGCCTGCAGCTCGAGGATGTTGTACTCGATGGCACCGAGCGCCGTGGGGTCGAAGTAGGTGAAGTGCTTGCCGTCGTAGGCGGCGATCCCGTAGGTAGGGCCGCGCCAGCTCTCCACCTCGCCGGAGGCGAACCACGCGACCCCGTCGTGCGTCACCGCCACACCGCGGATGTTCACCGGGTCGCCGTAGCGCGGCGGCACGAACACCGGCGGCGACTGGAACGCAGGCACGAACGGGTTCACTGGTTCCCAACTGTGCACCCAGTCATCGAGCTTCTCGCGGAAGCCGATCGCCCCCGCCGACGCGAGCCCGCCCATCCACAGGCGGCCATCCGGGCCGAGTGCCAGACCGAACCAGTCGCCGAAGGTGATGAAATCACGTACAGGGTCACCGGTGCACGGCGCGCGGAGGCACGCCACCGGGTGCACGTGATCCGCGTACCACTGTCGCTCATCCCCGGTATAGAACGGGTCCGTGTCGAGGTGCGGCGGCGGATAGTACTTCGCCGGGATGATGCGCGTGACGCCGTGATTCGATCCGACGTAGAGGTTTCCCAGGTGCTGGAAGTGGTCGTAGACCATGCTCATGATGGTCCGCGTCTCGTAGTAGTGCCCGTCGTTCGAATTGCGCAGATCGTAGCGGTTGACCTTCAGCTTGCCGTCGGGCTGCAGCAGGACCTGGTCCATCTTTCCCATGTGGGCCCAGGGGTCGCTCCACATGTGCGCATCCTTCAACAGCGAGCTGTTCGTCTCGCGCGCGTAGTACCCGACGAAGCATTCGCCCTTCGCTCCGCCCTCTACCAGCGTGATGTCGGGGCTCTCCGTGTAGCCGGAACCAAAATGCAGCCCGTCCTGCGCCGTGTAGCGGCGGAACACCTTCGCGCCCGGCTGCAGGAGGTAAAGGGCACTGTGGCTCACCACCCACAGGTTCTCGGACTCGTCGACCGATGCGGAGATGGGCGCTTCGAGCAGTCCTTGTGCCGAGCTGTAGATGACCAGGGGCCCGGAAGGCAACGGTCCGAAACCGAGGCCGCCGATNNNNNNNNNNNNNNNNNNNNNNNNNNNNNNNNNNNNNNNNNNNNNNNNNNNNNNNNNNNNNNNNNNNNNNNNAGAGGACCGGCGAGTCCGCGGCCTTTCTGCACGCGAACAGAGCGAGGACCGCGACGAGCGCAAGCAATCGCATGTGCCACGGTCTGCACGCGCCGCGCGCCAGGCAACCCTGCGGGCCGTCGGATGTTTGCCCGCGATCGTCCACTTCCCGACCTCGCGAAGCGCGCCCAGTCTACGCAGGCGAGGAGAGATCGATGGCGAAGCAGCCGAAAAGCGACACGCAGGCCGATGCGGCCCATCCCCATCGCGCGCATGGCGCGCCGGCGCACCCTGTCGGCGTCGGAGCGTCCGCGGCCGGTGTTGGAGTTGCGGGAGCGGCGTTGGGCGCCGTGGTGGCCGGGCCTGTCGGCGCGGTAGTCGGGGCGGCGGTGGGCGCGGTGGCCGGCGGCCTCGGCGGCAAGGCAGCCGCCGAAGTCGTGGATCCGGACGACGCAGACGAGACCGTTACGACTGAAGGCTTGCCTTTACGCTCATCTGAATCTTGAGCGCCGACGAGATCGGGCAGCCGTTCTTCGCCGCTTCGGCCGCCTTCTGGAATGCCGCTTGATCGATCCCGGGCACCTGCCCGCGCACTTCCAGCGACGAGGATTTCACCTCGAATCCGCCGCCCTGCTTGGGCCCGAACTCCACGGTGCACGTGGTCTCGAGACGCCGCGGCGCATGACCGTCCTTCGCGAGCCCGTTCGAGAGCGCCATGCTGAAGCAGCTTGCGTGCGCCGCCGCGAGCAGCTCCTCGGGCGTCGT
The window above is part of the Deltaproteobacteria bacterium genome. Proteins encoded here:
- a CDS encoding OsmC family peroxiredoxin — protein: MQSRATAQWEGDLMSGKGKTSAGSGTFRDAALSWKARTEGAASSTTPEELLAAAHASCFSMALSNGLAKDGHAPRRLETTCTVEFGPKQGGGFEVKSSSLEVRGQVPGIDQAAFQKAAEAAKNGCPISSALKIQMSVKASLQS
- a CDS encoding diguanylate cyclase produces the protein MADETRVLVVQAEPSERAFQRSLFAEAGMSVVEACSGSEALDYLATDHPDLVVLGRMLPDMDGLDLLPRLKSSELDFLPVLVASHRSETAERVRGLQLGADDYISRPCDPAELLARARALLRTKQTHDRIRKLQLTLEQMVVSDPLTGLYNRRFLMDRLLQEMQRSDRHGEPLAFAMIDLDGFKTINDLYGHVLGDKVLRAVGNAISRSIRVSDLAARYGGDEFAVILPQTPPEGAMRVCERLLRAISEAGFQDDSGKVCRVTASLGLAYYPADDVETPEDLVHSADGALYGAKRSGKNRYTAVRPMQPQATA